The nucleotide sequence TGCTGCGCAGGGAGAGGGAGCAGAGCCAGCCGCCACGAGGGTAGGGATTGGCGCCGGCTACCGCGCAAGGAGGGAGAAGCGCTTGCGCAgttgagggagaggaagaggcggAGACGAAGGTGCGAGAAAGCGAGAGGATAAGGTGTGcgttatttttttcttccaaactCCACGCGGCTCCACTAGGAAAAAtgtagggcccctttgaatcgcaggattgagaaaacgtaggaataggaaaaaagtaggattttgatagaaatgtaagtgtaaaacagaggattgcaaaacgtaggaaaaacacaggaataaccatttgattgaaccacatgaaaaacacaggaattggatgagagatatagactcaaaggaaagttagcaagaggttgaagctcttgctaaattttctccaaaatctctataggattgtctattccataggaatttcaaaggattagatatgattcaatcctttgttttaaagggcttcatacaaaattttcttatagaattgaaatcctctaaaattcatatgtttttcctccaaaataaGGGTCCCTAAGTGCGGTGCTTTTTCACTTGATGCCTAAAAAAACGATGGATATTTTTACGGATAAAAAACGATGGATTTTGTAGCCTTAGTAGTTGTTATCATCATTAGCATGTGGGCTGGGTCAACCCAATGTGCCCGAGTTACGGAAAaatatgtacttttttttttcgtatTTTGTACTTATATACATGCCTGAGATTAATTTGTAAAAATATACCCAATCCGCAGAACGGTTGCGCGGTAACGAGGACGGCCCGCAAATTGGGGATGTGGGAGCCGAACCCGAGCCAGTCACACGGAACCAGGATGCGCGACCGAACCGGTCCAGCAGGACAGGGATACGGTACCACGCCGGTCCCGCAGGACGGGCCAGCGACAACGTGTTGACGGCGCGGTCCCCCCGAGCTGGCGCGCTCGCCTCTCTCCCGCACGCCGGATGCGCGGGACCAACGGAACTGGGAACAaagaaaacggagcagtccattagcacatgattaattaattattagtttttttttcaaaaatggatcaatgtgattttttaagcaactttcgtatagaaactttttgcaaaaaattacaccgtttagcagtttgaaaagcgccgcgcggaaaacgaaggaGATGAGTTGGAAAAATCGGGGGAATAAACATAGCCGAAGAGCTGTTTCCAACACACGACCACGGGGCCGGCGCGGTCCCGCACTGCCGTTCTGCGGTACCACCGCACTCAACCGCGGTCCCGAGGGTGCCATCGCTCCCGCACATCGGCACTGTTGTACTGACTCAGTCGCGCAATCCAGCCGTGCGGGACCGGCTCGATCGCGCATCCCGGTTCCACGCGACCGGCTCGGGTTTCGCTCCCGCATCCTCAGTCCGCGGTTCGCCCTCGCTCCCGTGCAACCGCTATGTGGATTAGGTATACTTTTGCAAATTAATCTCAGACATGTATATAAACGtaaaatatgaaaagaaaatgtatattttcaaatttgattcCCCAAGTTACAGCCCAATGTGCCCGAGTTACTGTTATGGGCTACCCACATGGTTCATCCTCCTCTCCATTGAAAATGTGGGCCGGCTAGAAGGATTACGGAGGGGCCTGGCTGCCACGGAAGAAGTGGCGACGAGCGATCGGTCAACAGGAGCATGACCACGACAACGGCAGCAGTAGCGTAGCCGACGGTGGTTTGGGTAGGTAAATCCCGACGAGAAGGTCCGGTTCTTGCCGGCGAGCTATCTCTGGTGGCTGGCCATCTCTGTTTCCTGGTCTCACCTCAGGTACACACGGCCATGCCGCCTAACCGCCGGCTCGATTACACGAGTGtcagttttttcttttgtaatacatacaagagtaaatttcacaaaactacatattttacatatttcatggttcacatattttgacacttgacacttaagtacatatattttggtagtttagtttcacaaaaccacactatcgatgaatggattcactTGTGATATGACGACGTGGTTGTTTCATCTAGTATGAGGACGTGGTATCAtattaatttcgtgcgatggctggtaataggatgctatgtcctcgtcctaggtgaaacaaccacatcatctcgCGGGTAAATCTATACATCGatagtgtagttttgtgaaactacacgaccaaaatatatgtactcaagtgccaagtgtcaaagtgCGTGTGGTTTTTTGCAACTTGGACCacaaaatatatagttttgtgaaatttactcaacaTACAATTATGATGGGCTATAGGTGCGTCACAATTTTTTAAGTTCGTAAAGTCCAACCGAGTGGCGCCCTCATCTCTGCATGACCGTAATCGTATACGGTggcctaagaaaaaaaatcgaagaTGATACAAAATCCTAATCATGTACGGAGTACAAATCACAATATAAAAACCGACCGATAAtcccaaaaaagaaacaaaagcgGCGTCACCTATCATTTGAGACTTTTTCTAGCGAGCAAAAATACCAAAACAGTGTGAAAATAGCTTcggttaaaaataaatatttttagttttaatacaCCGTAGTGAAGCACGGGCATTTTATTAGTACATATGAAATAGCCCAAAAAGGAGggacgaaaaatagacttattttaaaaaagaccCGATGGGTCACccatgccttcgggccggcacggcacggcccgacagcTGGTGGGTCATGCCTGGGCGGGAGGTGCAGCCCATGgaccggcacggcccggcacgaagtgcctattgggccgtgccggcccgatggctGCTGGGGCGTGCCtagccgtgcctgggccgggctATGCCGGGCGGGccctttggccatctatagcgtCCCTCAGTGGTCGTCCAGATCACATTTGCTCCACCTTGGTCGTGTGGACGTCCCTACAGCTAGCCGTCAGGCAGTGCGTCCCGGCAGCGATCGTCCAGATATCGTATCCTGCTGAAGCTGTCCAAGGTAATTACCGCTTTGCAAGCTGCAGCCGCCGGCATCATCACTTGTTTGATTTGTTAGTAGCAAGCAGGCGAGGCTACCACTTTGTTGTTTAATCGGCTACCACTTTGTTTTTTAATGGCTGCACAGTGTGCACACCAATTGTTTGATGATTGTTCTACACAAGCAAGTCCGGAAAGAGGTTAACGCACTGTTTTTTAATTATTGTAAATCAAGTTTTGATCAATTTAGATGTGAACGGCATTGATGCATCGGTATGCTAGCACCCAAATTTGGTTGCCAAACACATTCTCGTTAACCTGGGCACTAATCATGTAGATCTAATTTAATTAGTAACATAATCTTGCCGTTAATCACATTCTACGTAAATGATCATTTCATTTTACAGAGATGGCGGTGTATTTCAACATCTCTCATTTCGTATGTGTACAAGTCTTTGCTTTTGTGGATTTGGGCAATTCGATCCCAGTCAACTACTATTGAGGTGATTTGCCACTGCTCGTGTGACTATTATATGGAAATTGTATAATGCATATGATTTTGTGATCAAAGTTGTTTTCTTTAAGTAGTAAAGACTTAGGCAAAACTATTCATAGATATTTTGGTTGGCTAAAGTTATTCATAGACACAGATTGTGAGTTCCTGTTCATATTTATAGTAGGATTTGCACTAAACCATATAAAGGATATATATGACttaacaaagaagaaaaaaaaacaaagatgaGAATTTGTTATGAAGGGTAAATTTTCCATTTATCAACTTGAGATATGAAGATTTGTATGTTCTCATTTTGGCATTTTAATTGATATGCAACGGTTTTGTTATTAATAACGttctaatccatttttttaaatatagtgCAAATggcaacatttttttaaatatagtgCAAATGGCAACAAGGTCCCAAAGATTACAAGGCTTGGAGCTTTTGGAGAATGGAGTACAAAATCAAGAACTGGTCCCAAATAATCATTATGTTGAAGAACAGAACATAACAAACGCAGATTGGCGCACAAATTGCTATGAGTATCATAAGATGTATTTGTTTATTCGCTTCAAAACTTTTGCTTACAGactaacttttaaaattttacagATCCTGATAGCCGCATTAAAAGACGTCGAGGACCAACTAAATTGGCAAATGTTGAAAATCTTCCAGAGGGTGTTAAGATTATTGACAAACTGGATCGTTTCAATGTACCTTGCTCCCAATCTGCTATAGTTCTTGGATCCTATTTAGGAACACTTGTCAGGAAGCCATATCTAACTCCACTGAACATTCTTCAATGGAATCATAAACTTTATAAGAGAGTATATTATTCAAAAATGATTTCTGAAGTAGAGGTATTGCTCTTTAATTTTCACAGCTTTTTAAATCATATTCTTATGGTGATTCCAATATAATTCCATtcactctattttttttcatatgcacTAGAGAAAGTTTGCAATTGATGGAAGAGCTAATAATTGGATTCTCCACCAGTTAGATGGCAAATTGAGACAGTACAAGTCAAAACTGAAAAAGGGCTATTACAAGCCTAACTTACCTATGGAACGAGCATTGCAAACTGTGCCCAAAACTGTTGCTGAATCTCAATGGGCCACCCTAGTTTCTTACTGGTACTCAGAGGATTCTAAGGTAAATATATGTTGGGACTTTTTAGTGACTGAATGGCCATCATTTTGATTTATATCAGCTCATTGATGCTATATGTTGTATCATTAGAAAATCAGTGACAAAAACAAAGAGAATGCATAGAATATTAAGCATCCACACACATTAGGAAGAAAGAGTTTTGCAAGAAAGAGGAAAGAGCTGGTAAGATTTTAAGCAATTTTCATATATTAATTCACTATTGCTTCAATTCCTCATGCACTAGAGATGTATAATCTGCAGGAAGTTAATGGAGTGGAGGTGGACTGAGCAACCTTCTTCGATGAATGCCATAAGACGAAAGATGGCAGATATGTTAACAATGCTAATGAAGAAAAAATGGTATGCCatattgcttttttttataaactcttTGTAAAACAAAATACACTACACTAAGAGTCTACAATTTTTTCCAACGTAGAATGAAGTATATATGAAATTGGCTGAGAAAAGAGTGGATGGCCAAGAAGTCAGTGTAGCTGATTTTGAACAAACTATGTTAGAAGTGTTTGGACAGGATCGTAGTGGTAGAGTTAGAGGCATGGGTCCAACCATTATTCCAACAAACTATTATGGTGGAAGATTTTCGAATATATTAGGAAGCAGTGAAGGGAGTAGCTCCAGTAATGTAAATGGTTTCATTAGTTTTATAGTATCATATTTGACTGAGAAATATCCAGAGGATAATTTGATTTCTAGGTTACCACCATCAGTTGCTAGGGTCATTCCAAGACAAGAGGTATGGCCACAAAATTACTAATTTTAAATGTTGTAACTTATATAGCCATAAGCTTCCAGAATAACAAattcatgcatgtatctttAGGTTGATCAGAACCAATAAGTCAGCCACCAAATACTGCTACCAAATACTATCAAATACATCCTCTCTTCCATTTGATCAGAATCATGGAAATCAGCTACCAAATACTACTCCACCCTCTAGTGCTAGAGCATCATCTCAGTCTTGCAGTGAAGAAGAGTGATTTACAATGGCAATTGTACCATTCCGTACTACTTGCTGCATTAGaatacaattattttttgtgtTAATTTGTTTGAACCTATTGTTTCATTGTTATATCAGAAAAGATGTTGAAGTATTTTCATTGTGAACAATGTATAGATATTGCTTTTGTTTTAATGACAAGCTAGCTACTGACGTTAAAAGTCTTGTTAATGTGGTCTTATGGTAATTTAATCTGTTGGTATTGTTTTGTTTATGGGTTTTCTGAATGAAAGGTGTATTGATTGTTGGCATGTGACCAATAGCGGGGCTATAAATAATATGTTAATTTCATAAAGTGTAGATACAGGCACAACCGTATCTATAGAAGCATAAATTGTCTCTAGGAAAGAAATAAGTAATAAATTCATTATGAATAGAGACGGTTGTGACCGTTTCTAGAGAAAACGTAGATGTATCTACTATAAGCTAGACACGGAAACAACCGTGGCTAAGATCATCAAGTGTCTCTACATGATCAATCCAAAAATTTGTATTTCAAATTTGACATGGTCATAATTTAAATTAGAGACGGTTTTCCATGTGTCTAcaaatttgatttgaatttCGAGTTATATGTGTAGCGACGGTTCCAACCGTATCTATTGACCGTCTCTAGATTATACACACGGATATTTAAACCGTCTCTAATCGTTTGACACGGGAGCTATGGCAACACCTCTGAGACGGGTACTAAAACAATCTCTACCTCTACTAGAGACGGGTATAGCCGTCTCTACCGCATATAAAACCCGTCTCTACAGGCTGTTTCTGCTGTACATAGCATTGCTACTGGCAACAAGCAAATAAAAAATGAGTTGTAGCTAAGTCGGATGTACCTTTTGTGATGGACCcatcttgttttctttatcataGACTTATATACATTGTGTAGCTTAGTAACAACTACTACGTACTACCTGATACCTGATCAATGGGCCCACGCTATTGCCTACTTGTGAAATAAACATTGCGCATGGGCTGAGAAGAGATACCTCATCCTCTTGATTCCTAGCACATTGGGAGAAAGAATATCAAAGAGATAACATATAGGTGGATGGCATATATCCAAAAAGAGATTAGATATTGGGCATAGGCTAATTTAATTTGCCATTTGGAATGCGATAGCCCATCTTATTTTAATTTGCAATTTTTGGTATTGATTGTACTCTTATTGTTGCGCGTAGTGTGTAAAACGATTATAGTTTTATTAATATAGGAGTAACAGATATTGTAAAGTCACTATTATGCTCGTCTCATGGAGACAACTTAAACTGTCGATTCCACAAAGTGAAAACacaacaagaaaagctctttaATTTCCTTTTCTTACGGGTACTAACTGCTTACTTACGTGGGCTAGCTGGGGCGTCACACACTGTCGTGGCCGCAGGGAAAAATAACAAGAACTTAACAATAACGAAAAGAATAATACTTATGAAGCATGAAGCTAatgtatttaatttttttttataacaagaAAGATGCATGATTACATCCGCAGCTGAGCCAATACATGGAGATGAACACTAATGTGTCATTTGGCGTATGCTGAAGAGAGTACGATGCAGCAACGTACTggacatatataataaaaatgcAGTGATACAAAACACATAATACTGTAGATCTCCATGGATGCGAATGCGATGGAAGCAAAATTAAACAACTTTAAACTAGGATACAACGATGGTACGATCAATGcattatatatgcatgcatggatgcatgaaCTTATActaaatatattaaataaagGTATAATCGGAGATGCTACGATCAATGGTGTGGTGCATGGAGATGATCGATCTGGATCGGTTTCAGAAGTGCGGGTGCAGGTGGAAGAAGCCGGGCGGCgccctggtggtggtggtggtggtggtgttcggCCTCCGGCCAAGAAGCAGCGCGTCACGCAGCATCTGGtccgcgcgcgccgccacgccacctTGCACGGCCACCAGCTTCGTCCCTAAGGCCATCAGCTCCTCCGGCGCCATGCgacccacctccgcctccggaTCCATCCACGCCGcgggctgccgctgccgctgcttctCCATCGTCTTCTCCGCCCTCTCCCGGCGCGCCTTGTGGGCGTCCACCATCGCGCGCAGCTCGCCGTACTGCCTGTTGAGCTCCGCCACCACCGAGACCGACGACCCCTCCTCCTTCCCGGCCGTCGCGGGCAACGACGACGAGAGGAAGCGGTCCAGGAGGAACTCCACCGACGGGTGGCCGAAGGAGTAGGCCTTGCCGGCGGGGGAGAAGACGACGGCCGCCACGTCGGCGCTGCACAGGATGGACAGCTCGCTGGCCTTCTTGAAGAAGCCCGCACGGCGCTTGGAGAAGCACACCTGCCGTGCCTCCTCGCTCTCGATGCGCCGGATCTCGATCTTCTGCCGCCCCAGGctcggccgcctcctcgccgctgccgccgtcaccATCACCATACCTACCTCGAGcgaatgtgtatatatatatatggagatgTGTCTCGCTCGCTAGCTCTCTCTGAGATTGAGAATTTGAGATGATCAAAATGGCAGCTGgttcatgtgtatatatatacacctaaCCTGACCCCAGGCCGTATCATGCATCTATGTGAGAGTTGCCATTTTGGAGGATATATGCATATCTCTGGACATCAATACGGAATTAACTAGATACTAGTGTTTGCAAGCTAGCTAATACTGGGTTAATTAACGTACTAATGTCATGGTAAATGCTCGCAGCTAGTGCATCCAGGGAAGGGTTTTACGAGTAGCTATTACTCATGCTAGCTAGCTCCTTCCCATCAACATACCCAATTCATCATCTTCCAATTATGTGCAGATAACGAGATCTCGAGCCAGCTCGCTACTTAAGGTTCAGCCTGGATCGTCTGAGCTCGATCGTTATCTTAACAACCCAGCTGGCTCGGCTGGCTTGGCTTGTTAACCTTACTATATTTTGCATCTACGAACATGTTTAgcatagctccagctccacctttTCTAAAGTTAGAGCTCaaccaaacagttttagctctACCTAAAATAGCAGCGGAGTTGGATGGAGCTCTCTCAAAAAATGAACTAAAGAGGTGAAGCTGGATTCAGACAGCTACATAACtctactccagacccaactcttagagctaaatttaggagttggatcggagctctaccaaacaggccctacgTATGATACTGCTTTTCTAGAGACATgtgaatatataatatataacgaGTTTATCTTGCTCTTTTAAAGGTATTTAGGATGCATAGGTATATGCAGATTTCTCCGTATGTACTATAACTCGTGATTCTTAGCTAGCTACATTGTGTACCTTTAATTATCACTCAATACTTTAAGAACTAATCGTAGAACAAAAAGATTTCGATGTGCATGTTTGCTGTTGGGCACACATATACATGCAGATTTATGTGCATTACAGGTTTTTTTATCTCATTTATGTACCTATCTATTGCCAGCAATCACATATATACTGATCACTGGCGTGCTGTATATTCACAACTATTGATTGGAGTAAGGTTTAAGAGCCAGTGGAGCACTGTTAATTGCTCGAGCATATATATTACTCAGTAATATCTAGCTCAAGGGCCAGCGCTTCCTCATGTCAAAATTAAACAAATTAACCTGCCAATGCAAGCTGT is from Oryza sativa Japonica Group chromosome 9, ASM3414082v1 and encodes:
- the LOC107275478 gene encoding agamous-like MADS-box protein AGL29: MVMVTAAAARRRPSLGRQKIEIRRIESEEARQVCFSKRRAGFFKKASELSILCSADVAAVVFSPAGKAYSFGHPSVEFLLDRFLSSSLPATAGKEEGSSVSVVAELNRQYGELRAMVDAHKARRERAEKTMEKQRQRQPAAWMDPEAEVGRMAPEELMALGTKLVAVQGGVAARADQMLRDALLLGRRPNTTTTTTTRAPPGFFHLHPHF